The proteins below come from a single Burkholderia humptydooensis genomic window:
- the rsmB gene encoding 16S rRNA (cytosine(967)-C(5))-methyltransferase RsmB, whose protein sequence is MTQTRPSRSRASGAPARAPRLSALHLVPNSLGFALDGAAQAVDAVNRGAALPAALAAVHASMSSNAQAAARGAIQDIAYRAMRFRGTADWLIAQLVAKAPPAHVHALLVCAFALLVDDGEHAAYTPFTVVDQAVTAIGARRECSFAKGLVNAVLRRFLRERAAWLERLQSDRRARWNYEPWWIDAVERAWPDAWPRILASGDTPGPLTLRVNARRMTAQAYLDVLRAERIDAEKIGRHAIRLASALPVERIPGFADGLVSVQDAGAQLAAEWLGARDGMRVLDACAAPGGKTGHILELAHAEVVALESDPARAPRIGENLARLSLAADVRVGDAGDPAQWHDGRPFDRVLADVPCSASGIMRRHPDIRWLRRAADIPALVAEQRRILSALWPLVKPGGELLYATCSIFPDEGELQARWFGDACQDAVRLDAPGQLLPQGATGGAPAVGGSGEPGRHVDHDGFFYARFQKR, encoded by the coding sequence ATGACCCAGACTCGCCCTTCCCGTTCCCGCGCATCCGGCGCGCCCGCTCGCGCGCCGCGCCTGTCGGCGCTGCATCTCGTCCCCAATTCGCTCGGCTTCGCGCTCGACGGCGCCGCGCAAGCGGTCGACGCAGTCAATCGCGGCGCGGCGCTGCCCGCTGCGCTTGCGGCCGTCCACGCATCGATGTCTTCGAACGCACAGGCGGCGGCGCGCGGCGCGATCCAGGACATCGCGTATCGCGCGATGCGCTTTCGCGGCACGGCCGACTGGCTGATCGCGCAACTCGTTGCGAAGGCGCCGCCGGCGCACGTGCATGCGCTCCTCGTCTGCGCGTTCGCGCTCCTCGTCGACGACGGCGAGCACGCCGCCTACACGCCCTTCACCGTCGTCGATCAGGCGGTGACCGCGATCGGCGCGCGCCGCGAGTGCTCGTTTGCGAAGGGGCTTGTCAACGCGGTGCTGCGCCGGTTCCTGCGCGAGCGGGCCGCGTGGCTCGAGCGGCTGCAGTCCGATCGGCGCGCGCGCTGGAACTACGAGCCGTGGTGGATCGACGCTGTCGAGCGTGCGTGGCCCGATGCATGGCCGCGCATTCTTGCCTCGGGCGACACCCCCGGCCCGCTCACGCTGCGCGTGAACGCGCGCCGCATGACGGCCCAAGCGTATCTCGACGTGTTGCGCGCCGAGCGGATCGACGCCGAGAAGATTGGCCGTCACGCGATACGGCTCGCATCGGCGCTGCCCGTCGAGCGCATTCCGGGTTTCGCGGACGGCCTTGTGTCGGTGCAGGACGCGGGCGCGCAGCTCGCGGCCGAATGGCTCGGCGCGCGCGACGGCATGCGCGTGCTCGACGCGTGCGCGGCGCCCGGCGGCAAGACGGGTCACATTCTCGAACTCGCGCACGCCGAAGTCGTCGCGCTCGAAAGCGATCCGGCGCGCGCGCCGCGCATCGGCGAGAACCTCGCGCGGCTGTCGCTCGCGGCCGACGTGCGCGTCGGCGACGCAGGAGACCCCGCGCAATGGCACGACGGGCGTCCGTTCGACCGGGTCCTCGCCGACGTGCCGTGCTCCGCGTCGGGCATCATGCGCCGTCATCCGGACATCCGCTGGCTGCGCCGCGCGGCCGACATTCCCGCGCTCGTCGCCGAGCAGCGCCGCATTCTGAGCGCGCTCTGGCCGCTCGTGAAACCCGGCGGCGAGCTGCTGTACGCGACCTGCTCGATCTTTCCGGACGAGGGCGAACTGCAGGCGCGCTGGTTTGGAGACGCCTGTCAAGATGCGGTACGATTGGACGCGCCCGGGCAGTTGCTGCCGCAGGGCGCGACAGGCGGGGCGCCGGCCGTCGGGGGATCGGGCGAGCCCGGCCGGCATGTCGATCACGACGGATTTTTCTACGCGCGCTTTCAGAAACGGTGA